The following proteins come from a genomic window of Natrinema saccharevitans:
- a CDS encoding MBL fold metallo-hydrolase — MEVVHVTEDAEVFTCNAFLAIGEDGQTTLVDAGAWDGVVDEVRSHTDDVDAVVMTHQHGDHVERLEAVVEAFDPEVYAYADHPTRTHAVDDGDTVRIGDEAFDVVYTPGHADDHVSFVSESSLFSGDVVVHDDGAFDYGSFGRTDMAGQSRDRLIESIRDLLERMPEGVEHMYAGHGGVFHGDVRDVVETALERAEKREPKYSDE; from the coding sequence ATGGAAGTCGTTCACGTCACCGAGGACGCGGAAGTCTTCACCTGTAACGCATTCCTCGCGATCGGCGAGGACGGGCAGACGACGCTGGTCGACGCCGGCGCGTGGGACGGCGTCGTCGACGAAGTCCGGAGCCACACCGACGACGTCGACGCCGTCGTCATGACCCACCAGCACGGCGACCACGTCGAGCGACTCGAGGCCGTCGTCGAGGCCTTCGACCCCGAGGTCTACGCCTACGCGGACCATCCCACCCGAACCCACGCCGTCGACGACGGCGACACCGTCCGGATCGGCGACGAGGCGTTCGACGTGGTCTACACGCCGGGTCACGCCGACGATCACGTCTCCTTTGTCTCCGAGTCGTCGCTGTTCTCCGGCGACGTGGTCGTCCACGACGACGGGGCCTTCGACTACGGTAGCTTCGGCCGGACCGACATGGCAGGTCAGTCCCGCGACCGCCTCATCGAGAGCATCCGTGACCTGCTCGAGCGCATGCCCGAAGGGGTCGAACACATGTACGCGGGCCACGGCGGCGTCTTCCACGGCGACGTGCGCGACGTCGTGGAAACGGCGCTCGAGCGGGCGGAGAAGCGTGAGCCGAAGTATTCCGACGAGTAG
- a CDS encoding DUF5786 family protein, which yields MGFGSYDESEQQEVDADFDDDDAVKSGANSHDGTIEFENGASSDELLDRLQEIKDDDG from the coding sequence ATGGGATTCGGGAGCTACGACGAATCCGAACAGCAGGAAGTCGACGCTGATTTTGACGACGATGACGCAGTGAAATCGGGAGCGAACAGCCACGACGGAACCATCGAGTTCGAGAACGGGGCCTCCAGCGACGAGTTGCTCGACCGTCTCCAGGAGATCAAAGACGACGACGGGTGA
- a CDS encoding DICT sensory domain-containing protein: MTLRSFIDNTGSPDRTIAVVADDTGGPFEDMLAEAFPDQQIGVERTEASAIGTDLAPEIDDALAAAGDTAVLLEDGEPIAASPMDELYDAILAINSDLFVTGARGVGEIEFPDVLAGLEGTRLRLRGYPLAHKEKLLLIVVSRYIEQRAWAAGRGTLYSAFQRLSRIDDEIGTYETYAKLAETDVDVHVYGIDDGCPPELGTTIHTGTGPEYRDGWFVIYDPDDRTAPDAVGTALVCLETEPRVWDAVWTTEPDRVARIEDYVAREL; encoded by the coding sequence GTGACCCTTCGATCGTTCATCGATAACACGGGTTCGCCCGATCGGACGATTGCGGTCGTCGCAGACGACACTGGGGGGCCGTTCGAGGACATGCTCGCCGAGGCGTTTCCCGACCAGCAGATCGGCGTCGAGCGGACTGAAGCCAGTGCCATCGGTACCGATCTCGCCCCCGAGATCGACGACGCACTCGCGGCCGCGGGCGATACGGCCGTGTTGCTCGAGGACGGCGAGCCGATCGCGGCCTCCCCGATGGACGAGCTGTACGACGCGATCCTCGCGATCAACTCCGACCTGTTCGTCACCGGAGCGCGCGGCGTGGGCGAGATCGAGTTCCCCGACGTGCTGGCGGGGCTGGAAGGGACCCGGCTCCGGCTGCGTGGGTATCCGCTCGCGCACAAGGAGAAGCTCCTGTTGATCGTCGTCTCGCGGTACATCGAACAGCGGGCCTGGGCGGCCGGCCGCGGCACGTTATACAGCGCGTTCCAGCGGCTCTCGCGCATCGACGACGAGATCGGGACCTACGAGACCTACGCGAAACTCGCCGAAACCGACGTCGACGTTCACGTCTACGGGATCGACGACGGCTGCCCGCCCGAACTGGGTACGACGATTCACACCGGGACGGGGCCGGAGTATCGGGACGGCTGGTTCGTCATCTACGACCCCGACGATCGTACGGCACCCGACGCCGTCGGCACCGCACTCGTCTGTCTCGAGACCGAACCCCGCGTCTGGGACGCCGTCTGGACGACCGAACCCGACCGCGTCGCACGGATCGAGGACTACGTCGCGCGGGAGCTGTAG
- a CDS encoding branched-chain amino acid transaminase, translating to MGFDEMDVDTIWMDGEFVDWDDAQIHVLTHGLHYGSGVFEGARCYDTANGPALFRWEEHLDRLFQSAKPYEMDIEYTKEELTAATKELIQRQELRSCYIRPVAFYGYNSLGVSPKDCPTRTAIAAWPWGAYLGEDALENGIDVMISSWRKHASSQIPTNAKTTGLYVNSMLAGEEARRNGYAEAIVLNKEGNVAEGPGENVFLVRDDEIYTPGLSESILDGITRDAVIRIAEELGYTVHDNVSISRGELNTADELFFTGSAAEVTPIRKVDNVVVGNGSRGPVTEEIQQQFFDIVEQGPEEYDEWFEFVDVE from the coding sequence ATGGGATTCGACGAGATGGACGTCGACACGATCTGGATGGACGGCGAGTTCGTCGACTGGGACGACGCGCAGATCCACGTTCTCACGCACGGGCTCCACTACGGCAGCGGCGTCTTCGAGGGCGCGCGCTGTTACGACACCGCGAACGGGCCGGCGCTCTTTCGCTGGGAGGAACACCTCGATCGGCTCTTCCAGTCCGCCAAGCCCTACGAGATGGACATCGAGTACACGAAAGAGGAACTCACCGCGGCGACGAAGGAACTCATCCAGCGCCAGGAGCTGCGGTCGTGTTACATCCGCCCGGTCGCCTTCTACGGCTACAACTCGCTGGGAGTCAGTCCGAAGGACTGTCCGACCCGCACCGCCATCGCCGCCTGGCCGTGGGGTGCCTACCTCGGCGAGGACGCCCTCGAGAACGGCATCGACGTGATGATCTCCTCGTGGCGGAAACACGCCTCGAGCCAGATCCCGACCAACGCCAAGACCACGGGCCTGTACGTCAACAGCATGCTCGCGGGCGAGGAGGCCCGCCGGAACGGCTACGCGGAGGCGATCGTCCTCAACAAGGAGGGCAACGTCGCCGAAGGCCCCGGCGAGAACGTCTTCCTCGTGCGCGACGACGAGATCTACACGCCCGGCCTCTCGGAGTCGATCCTCGACGGGATCACCCGCGATGCGGTCATTCGGATCGCCGAGGAACTCGGCTACACCGTCCACGACAACGTCTCGATCTCGCGGGGCGAACTCAACACCGCCGACGAACTGTTCTTCACCGGCTCGGCCGCCGAAGTTACGCCGATCCGGAAGGTCGACAACGTCGTCGTCGGGAACGGCTCCCGCGGCCCCGTCACCGAGGAGATCCAACAGCAGTTCTTCGACATCGTCGAGCAGGGTCCCGAAGAGTACGACGAGTGGTTCGAGTTCGTCGACGTCGAATAG
- a CDS encoding 50S ribosomal protein L40e — protein MASFDAAEKRTLEKMICMRCNARNSKRAERCRKCGYEKLRPKAKEPRAA, from the coding sequence ATGGCCAGTTTCGACGCCGCCGAGAAACGGACGCTCGAGAAGATGATCTGCATGCGCTGTAACGCCCGCAACTCCAAGCGCGCCGAACGCTGTCGCAAGTGCGGCTACGAGAAGCTTCGCCCCAAGGCGAAGGAACCGCGCGCCGCATAA
- a CDS encoding DUF502 domain-containing protein — MASWKRDFASGLIVLGPILVTLYALYWLYGLVAGLTPGLILDAAALEAFIPGDGQQAVQTREQIAQFLRVVVALTVFVILTFSVGYLMRTTVGGLVERLVDNIANRVPVMRVVYNASKMAAETAFGEQESLQKPVKIETWEGLRMTAFKTGKVTDDGREVLFLPTSPNITTGYVVEVESDEITELEEDVEDALTRVLSAGFGDANHRGMDAGISIDVIDETGRTGSNDD; from the coding sequence ATGGCTTCGTGGAAGCGGGACTTCGCGAGCGGGCTGATCGTTCTCGGCCCGATATTGGTCACGCTCTATGCGCTCTACTGGCTCTACGGACTCGTCGCCGGACTGACGCCCGGGCTCATTCTCGACGCGGCCGCGCTCGAGGCGTTTATCCCCGGCGACGGTCAACAGGCGGTCCAGACCCGCGAGCAGATCGCCCAGTTCCTCCGCGTCGTCGTCGCGCTGACCGTCTTCGTCATTCTGACGTTCTCGGTCGGCTATCTCATGCGGACGACCGTCGGCGGACTCGTCGAACGACTCGTCGACAACATCGCGAACCGCGTGCCGGTGATGCGGGTGGTCTACAACGCCTCGAAGATGGCCGCCGAGACGGCCTTCGGCGAGCAGGAATCGCTGCAGAAGCCGGTCAAGATCGAGACTTGGGAGGGGCTCCGGATGACCGCCTTCAAGACCGGCAAGGTGACCGACGACGGGCGCGAGGTGCTGTTTTTGCCGACGTCGCCAAACATCACGACCGGCTACGTCGTCGAGGTCGAGTCCGACGAGATCACCGAACTCGAGGAAGACGTCGAGGACGCCCTGACGCGGGTCCTCAGCGCCGGCTTCGGCGACGCGAACCACCGGGGGATGGACGCCGGCATCTCGATCGACGTCATCGACGAGACGGGGCGGACCGGATCCAACGACGACTAA
- a CDS encoding DUF367 family protein → MECHVYYEGDDDPEKCTARRLEQFDEATLYRSMGQVPYGVVLNPHAERALAPADREAGLETLVALDCSWESAEEASFQMRGVHRALPFLVAANPVNYGRPFRLTTVEALAAACCIFDEYDRAEQLLEPFRWGETFLTLNEEPLRRYSECTDSSEVVAVQEDYLADGEE, encoded by the coding sequence GTGGAGTGTCACGTCTACTACGAGGGCGACGACGACCCCGAGAAGTGTACCGCGCGTCGCCTCGAGCAGTTCGACGAGGCGACCCTCTATCGCTCGATGGGGCAGGTGCCCTACGGGGTCGTGCTGAACCCCCACGCCGAGCGAGCGCTCGCGCCGGCCGACCGCGAGGCGGGGCTGGAGACGCTGGTCGCGCTCGATTGCTCGTGGGAGTCCGCCGAAGAGGCGTCGTTCCAGATGCGCGGCGTCCACCGAGCGCTGCCCTTTCTCGTCGCCGCGAATCCGGTCAACTACGGCCGCCCGTTCCGGCTGACCACTGTCGAGGCGCTGGCCGCGGCCTGCTGCATTTTCGACGAGTACGACCGCGCCGAGCAGCTGCTCGAGCCGTTCCGCTGGGGCGAGACGTTCCTGACGTTAAACGAGGAGCCGCTGCGTCGCTACAGCGAGTGTACGGACTCGAGCGAGGTCGTCGCGGTCCAGGAGGACTATTTGGCCGACGGAGAGGAGTAA
- the ribB gene encoding 3,4-dihydroxy-2-butanone-4-phosphate synthase, protein MTGHHAGPRSNADSGAGAGPAADAFDHALESLRAGEPILVHDAADREGETDLIYHADAVTPEAVARLRNDAGGLICVALGYEIAEAFDLPFYSDAVEHPATADHELGYDDRSSFSLTVNHRDTYTGITDDDRSTTIRELGAAAATPETVEFADEFRVPGHVHLLKGAPDLLSQREGHTELGLALADTADLAPAVVVCEMLDDETGDALSPADARTYADRHGFAYLEGSEILERCR, encoded by the coding sequence ATGACCGGCCACCACGCCGGTCCCCGATCGAACGCCGACAGCGGTGCGGGTGCCGGGCCGGCTGCTGATGCGTTCGATCACGCCCTCGAGTCGCTTCGAGCGGGTGAGCCGATCCTCGTCCACGACGCGGCCGACCGCGAGGGCGAGACGGACCTGATCTACCACGCCGACGCCGTCACTCCCGAGGCCGTGGCCCGACTGCGCAACGACGCCGGCGGACTGATCTGCGTCGCGCTGGGCTACGAGATCGCCGAGGCGTTCGACCTCCCGTTCTATTCGGACGCGGTCGAACACCCCGCGACGGCCGACCACGAACTCGGCTACGACGACCGGTCGTCGTTCTCGCTGACGGTCAACCACCGCGACACCTACACCGGGATCACCGACGACGACCGCTCGACGACCATCCGGGAGTTGGGCGCGGCCGCCGCCACCCCCGAGACGGTCGAGTTCGCCGACGAGTTCCGCGTCCCCGGCCACGTCCACCTGCTGAAGGGTGCGCCGGACCTGCTCTCCCAGCGCGAGGGCCACACCGAACTCGGGCTCGCACTGGCCGACACCGCGGACCTCGCGCCCGCCGTCGTCGTCTGCGAGATGCTCGACGACGAGACCGGGGACGCGCTCTCGCCGGCCGACGCCCGCACCTACGCCGACCGCCACGGCTTCGCGTATCTCGAGGGCAGCGAGATCCTCGAGCGCTGTCGGTAG
- a CDS encoding nuclear transport factor 2 family protein, which produces MNSATLVRRYYDALDDHDYEALESILDPEFVQRRPDRTFDDRAAFVAFMRDERPNPDTGHELAAVIVDGDRVAVRGRVVDDGATLFEFADVFELADERIVRLETYSR; this is translated from the coding sequence ATGAACTCCGCCACGCTCGTCAGGCGCTACTACGACGCGCTGGACGACCACGACTACGAGGCGCTCGAGTCGATCCTCGACCCCGAGTTCGTCCAGCGCCGCCCCGACCGCACCTTCGACGACCGGGCGGCGTTCGTCGCGTTCATGCGCGACGAGCGGCCGAACCCGGACACCGGCCACGAACTCGCGGCCGTGATCGTCGACGGCGACCGCGTCGCGGTGCGAGGCCGCGTCGTCGACGACGGTGCGACGCTCTTCGAATTCGCGGACGTCTTCGAACTCGCGGACGAGCGGATCGTCCGCCTCGAGACGTATTCCCGATAA
- the twy1 gene encoding 4-demethylwyosine synthase TYW1 codes for MSDSATPGADGASVDADDGDGDDGGPAQVSSPDYHSENHTAAQTCGWTANAVRGEGKCYKNIFYGIESHRCIQMTPVVKCNERCVFCWRDHQGHAYEMDDVAWDDPEAVVDASIRLQKKLLSGFGGNDEVPREVFEQAMEPRHVAISLDGEPTLYPYLPELIEAFHDRDITTFLVSNGTRPEVLRECDPTQLYVSVDAPERHTFDQVVGAMEDDAWERLLETMEVLAEKDETRTVLRTTLVGGENMHHPDWYAGFYQQADPDFIELKAYMHVGHSQGRLDRSAMPDHEDVVQFAEQVGEHMPEFDELKQVPASRVALLAKTGDTWVPKLKKGSEFWERDPVVGD; via the coding sequence ATGAGCGACTCCGCGACTCCCGGGGCCGACGGTGCGAGCGTCGACGCCGACGACGGGGACGGTGACGACGGCGGACCGGCACAGGTCTCGAGCCCGGACTACCACAGCGAGAACCACACGGCCGCCCAGACCTGCGGCTGGACGGCCAACGCCGTCCGCGGCGAGGGGAAGTGTTACAAAAACATCTTCTACGGCATCGAGTCCCACCGTTGCATCCAGATGACGCCGGTGGTCAAGTGCAACGAACGCTGCGTCTTCTGCTGGCGCGACCACCAGGGCCACGCCTACGAGATGGACGACGTCGCGTGGGACGACCCCGAGGCGGTCGTCGACGCCTCGATCCGGCTTCAGAAGAAGTTGCTCTCGGGCTTCGGCGGCAACGACGAGGTCCCCCGCGAGGTGTTCGAACAAGCCATGGAACCGCGCCACGTCGCCATCTCGCTCGACGGCGAGCCAACGCTCTACCCCTACCTGCCCGAACTCATCGAGGCCTTCCACGACCGCGATATCACCACCTTCCTCGTCTCGAACGGCACTCGTCCCGAAGTGCTTCGGGAGTGTGACCCGACGCAGCTGTACGTCAGCGTCGACGCGCCCGAACGCCACACCTTCGATCAGGTCGTCGGCGCGATGGAGGACGACGCCTGGGAACGGCTGCTCGAGACGATGGAGGTCCTCGCCGAGAAGGACGAGACCCGGACCGTCCTCCGGACGACGCTCGTCGGGGGCGAGAACATGCACCATCCGGACTGGTACGCGGGGTTCTACCAGCAGGCCGATCCGGACTTCATCGAACTGAAGGCGTACATGCACGTCGGCCACTCGCAGGGCCGACTCGACCGCTCGGCGATGCCCGACCACGAAGACGTCGTGCAATTCGCCGAGCAGGTGGGCGAACACATGCCGGAGTTCGACGAGCTGAAGCAGGTCCCGGCCTCCCGCGTCGCCTTGCTCGCCAAGACCGGCGACACGTGGGTTCCGAAACTGAAGAAAGGCAGCGAGTTCTGGGAGCGCGATCCGGTCGTCGGCGACTGA
- a CDS encoding stage II sporulation protein M: protein MSLSDYVAAVVAVLRRRPGDLLPAYLVGASIPAIVRTVPFLAVAVAYLFLATTGRLEMIRTQLADLEQPPTDPNADPEQFEAWASGLEPVVDQLLAPPLLALAAVTVLLSIALFALASAAVAAGQLAGCYGRLRDERGLVAALAGARRYWPRFLGLFVLEVLCWAAVLVAVGIVTAVVAGGVSLLGEVGLLAVPVVLLAVGVAMIALIAIRAVFAFAPVAVVVDDAGVFGSLRHAAGFVRRQPVDAGFYYVMAVGALLALSTVSGLLSLVDVVALGSLATSLVLFPALDLLKTAVYCGYRGRLEPPASPTRSLRGQFGAGLGRGWSSLTGFVRSHPGTHALVVVLAGLSFWAGWLVADPYAGTVETSIAARLEGHFPPAAAVELFGNNWLVALSTAYGGLALAVPAVVSLLFNGLFIGAIARLEADPTQLAAFVAPHGIVEIPAILVAAALGLSVGAAGWRTLRGRAGRVELADTLERAFWILIGIGMVLAVAALIEGFVSPYYYRPFLP from the coding sequence ATGTCCCTGTCCGACTACGTCGCCGCCGTCGTCGCCGTTCTCCGTCGCCGGCCGGGCGATCTCCTGCCGGCTTATCTCGTCGGCGCGTCGATCCCCGCGATCGTCCGCACCGTCCCGTTTCTGGCCGTCGCCGTCGCATACCTCTTTCTCGCGACGACCGGCCGCCTCGAGATGATCCGGACCCAGCTGGCCGACCTCGAGCAACCGCCGACCGACCCTAACGCCGACCCCGAGCAGTTCGAAGCGTGGGCGTCCGGCCTCGAACCCGTCGTCGACCAACTCCTCGCACCGCCGCTGCTCGCGCTCGCCGCGGTAACCGTCCTCCTGAGTATCGCGCTGTTCGCGCTCGCGTCGGCCGCCGTCGCTGCGGGCCAACTCGCGGGCTGTTACGGACGCCTCCGGGACGAGCGCGGGCTCGTGGCCGCGCTCGCCGGCGCTCGTCGGTACTGGCCGCGCTTTCTCGGCCTGTTCGTCCTCGAGGTACTGTGCTGGGCGGCCGTCCTCGTCGCCGTCGGTATCGTGACCGCGGTGGTCGCCGGCGGCGTCTCGCTTCTGGGCGAGGTGGGTCTGCTGGCCGTCCCGGTCGTGTTGCTGGCCGTCGGCGTCGCGATGATCGCGCTCATCGCGATCCGTGCCGTGTTCGCGTTCGCTCCAGTCGCGGTCGTCGTCGACGACGCGGGCGTGTTCGGCTCGCTGCGGCACGCAGCCGGCTTCGTCCGCAGGCAGCCGGTCGACGCCGGCTTCTACTACGTCATGGCCGTCGGAGCGCTCCTCGCGCTCTCGACGGTCTCCGGGCTGCTCTCGCTCGTCGACGTCGTCGCGCTGGGCTCGCTGGCCACGTCGCTCGTTCTCTTTCCGGCACTCGATCTGCTGAAAACGGCCGTCTACTGTGGCTATCGCGGCCGGCTCGAGCCCCCCGCGTCGCCGACCCGCTCGCTCCGGGGGCAGTTCGGGGCCGGCCTGGGACGGGGCTGGTCGTCGCTGACCGGGTTCGTCCGCTCGCATCCGGGCACCCACGCGCTGGTCGTCGTCCTCGCCGGGCTGAGTTTCTGGGCCGGCTGGCTCGTCGCCGACCCCTACGCCGGCACCGTCGAGACCTCGATCGCCGCCCGCCTCGAGGGACATTTCCCGCCCGCAGCAGCCGTCGAACTGTTCGGCAACAACTGGCTGGTCGCGCTCTCGACGGCCTACGGCGGGCTCGCGCTCGCCGTCCCGGCAGTCGTCTCGCTGTTGTTCAACGGTCTGTTTATCGGAGCGATCGCCCGCCTCGAGGCCGATCCCACGCAACTGGCCGCGTTCGTGGCCCCCCACGGAATCGTCGAGATTCCGGCGATACTCGTCGCGGCGGCGCTCGGGCTCTCCGTCGGGGCGGCCGGGTGGCGGACCCTCCGGGGACGGGCCGGCCGAGTCGAGTTAGCGGACACCCTCGAGCGAGCGTTCTGGATCTTGATCGGGATCGGGATGGTACTTGCCGTCGCGGCGCTGATCGAGGGGTTCGTCAGCCCGTACTACTACCGCCCGTTCCTGCCGTAG
- a CDS encoding redoxin domain-containing protein produces the protein MLETGATAPTFDGPAAVDDEIRHVTFDEVTADSGVVLLVFYPADFSPSCTEELCSLRDLDLFGLQNDVSIVGVSTDSAFSHRAFADQYDLDFPLVSDSDGSIAATYGVRSDDQYGHRQAAKRAVFVLDGERTVHFAWSSDDPQRQPPLAEIRETIETISDDDAAVERYRIANTHYREGVTEYERGREAFAAEDWVTAAAAFDVAVEPLTDALEAFDAARRYADDESVARIAERANEQATDRRNAAKWYASAADHYGRGDEATGDDYRADADPVHTAVTDRKEPPRPETLPETVDEESDDD, from the coding sequence ATGCTCGAGACGGGGGCAACCGCACCGACGTTCGACGGGCCCGCAGCGGTCGACGACGAGATCCGCCACGTCACGTTCGACGAGGTGACCGCCGACAGCGGTGTCGTCCTGCTGGTGTTCTATCCGGCAGATTTCAGCCCGAGCTGTACCGAGGAACTCTGTTCGCTCCGCGATCTGGACCTGTTCGGGCTCCAGAACGACGTTTCGATCGTCGGGGTTTCGACCGACTCGGCGTTCAGCCATCGGGCGTTCGCGGACCAGTACGACCTCGATTTCCCGCTCGTGTCGGACAGCGACGGCTCGATCGCGGCGACCTACGGCGTCCGCTCGGACGACCAGTACGGCCACCGGCAGGCGGCCAAACGCGCCGTGTTCGTCCTCGACGGGGAACGGACGGTCCACTTCGCCTGGTCGAGCGACGACCCGCAACGACAGCCGCCTCTGGCGGAGATCCGCGAGACGATCGAGACGATCTCCGACGACGACGCGGCCGTCGAGCGCTACCGGATCGCAAACACCCACTACCGCGAGGGCGTGACGGAGTACGAGCGGGGCCGCGAGGCGTTCGCGGCCGAGGACTGGGTGACGGCGGCGGCCGCCTTCGACGTAGCGGTCGAGCCGCTTACCGACGCGCTCGAGGCGTTCGACGCCGCCAGACGGTACGCGGACGACGAGTCAGTGGCCCGGATCGCGGAACGGGCGAACGAACAGGCGACGGATCGGCGCAACGCCGCGAAGTGGTACGCGAGCGCGGCGGACCACTACGGCCGCGGCGACGAGGCGACCGGCGACGATTACCGGGCGGACGCCGACCCCGTTCACACCGCCGTTACCGACCGCAAGGAGCCGCCCAGGCCCGAGACCCTCCCCGAGACTGTCGACGAGGAATCCGACGACGATTGA
- a CDS encoding DUF120 domain-containing protein translates to MSVRTASAVGHDELAVLKLLALEGGIEGDVKISCSRLADRLDASNQTASRRLQRLESADLLERDTVSDGQWVAITDDGERALHAEYEDYRRIFETDSQISLEGTITSGMGEGRHYISLPGYQRQFEDRLGYEPFPGTLNVDLREDSVRRRSAMASLEPVPIDGWESDDRTYGPAVCYPATIETADGETYDEAYTIAPERTHHDDDQLEVIAPAKLRDELDLEDGDHVTVSVGDRE, encoded by the coding sequence ATGTCAGTACGCACTGCGTCCGCCGTCGGGCACGACGAACTCGCCGTGCTCAAACTCCTCGCGCTCGAGGGCGGGATCGAGGGCGACGTCAAGATCTCCTGTTCTCGCCTCGCCGATCGGCTCGACGCCTCGAACCAGACCGCCTCGCGACGCCTCCAGCGACTCGAGAGCGCCGACCTGCTCGAGCGCGACACCGTCAGCGACGGCCAGTGGGTCGCGATCACCGACGACGGCGAGCGAGCCCTCCACGCCGAGTACGAGGACTACCGGCGGATCTTCGAGACGGACTCACAGATCTCGCTCGAGGGGACCATCACGAGCGGGATGGGCGAGGGCCGACACTACATCTCCCTGCCGGGCTACCAGCGCCAGTTCGAGGACCGGCTCGGCTACGAGCCGTTCCCCGGGACCCTCAACGTCGACCTGCGCGAGGACAGCGTCCGCCGGCGAAGCGCGATGGCCTCCCTCGAACCCGTCCCGATCGACGGCTGGGAGTCCGACGACCGGACCTACGGCCCCGCCGTCTGTTACCCCGCGACGATCGAGACCGCCGACGGCGAGACCTACGACGAGGCCTACACCATCGCCCCCGAACGCACCCACCACGACGACGACCAGCTCGAGGTGATCGCCCCCGCCAAGCTGCGCGACGAACTCGACCTCGAGGACGGCGATCACGTCACCGTCTCGGTGGGTGATCGCGAATGA
- a CDS encoding MFS transporter, translating into MSLEKESSEGADPLDPFRQFVSLERDVLVLSVAMFAFSLGFQMTSRYMGEYLYALGASGLVVGLFGSFGNVISAVYPYPGGAVSDRIGSRAALTAFGLCSTVGFGVWLVAPALADVSVGPTSLAVVAVFLGLVLAQAWKSFGLGATFAIVKQAVPPSRLAAGFASTETFRRTAFLVGPLLAAALFYPFGSSDGGVVTAFQLILVAAVVFGALGTLVQHRLYDPAGDDIGSEFEGVTQLLADLRALPAELRPLLVADTLVRFANGMVYVFFVIVVTRFLEVGLTVSLPAVGTLELSPQSYFGVLLGLEMLVALLTMVPVAKAAERVGLKPVVALGFVVYAVFPILLINAPPDAAVLAVLFAFSGLRFAGLPAHKALIVGPAERGTGGRVTGAYYLLRNLIVIPSAALGGLLWDGISNPLTGVELFPGDPVVAFTVATAIGVVGAGYFLLFGEEFEAYR; encoded by the coding sequence ATGAGCCTCGAGAAGGAGTCGTCCGAGGGGGCCGACCCGCTCGATCCGTTCCGACAGTTCGTCTCGCTCGAGCGGGACGTGTTGGTCCTCTCGGTGGCGATGTTCGCGTTCAGTCTGGGGTTTCAGATGACGAGTCGGTACATGGGCGAGTACCTGTACGCGCTCGGGGCCTCGGGGCTGGTCGTGGGGCTGTTCGGCTCGTTCGGGAACGTGATCAGCGCGGTGTATCCCTACCCCGGCGGCGCGGTCTCGGACCGGATCGGCTCGCGGGCGGCGTTGACTGCCTTCGGGCTGTGTTCGACGGTCGGGTTCGGCGTCTGGCTCGTCGCCCCGGCGCTGGCGGACGTCTCGGTCGGCCCGACCTCGCTTGCGGTCGTCGCGGTCTTTCTCGGGCTCGTCCTCGCGCAGGCCTGGAAGTCCTTCGGGCTCGGGGCGACGTTCGCTATCGTCAAGCAAGCCGTTCCCCCGTCGCGGCTGGCGGCCGGCTTCGCCAGCACCGAGACGTTCCGCCGGACGGCCTTTCTCGTCGGCCCGCTGCTGGCCGCCGCGCTCTTCTACCCGTTCGGCTCGAGCGACGGCGGCGTCGTCACCGCCTTCCAGTTGATCCTGGTCGCCGCGGTCGTCTTCGGTGCGCTTGGAACGCTGGTCCAGCACCGGCTCTACGACCCCGCTGGCGACGACATCGGTTCGGAGTTCGAGGGCGTCACGCAGTTGCTCGCCGACCTCCGGGCGCTGCCCGCGGAACTGCGCCCGCTGCTAGTTGCAGACACGCTCGTCCGCTTCGCAAACGGAATGGTCTACGTCTTCTTCGTCATCGTCGTCACGCGCTTTCTCGAGGTCGGGCTCACGGTGTCGCTGCCGGCGGTGGGCACGCTCGAGCTCTCGCCGCAGTCGTACTTCGGGGTGTTGCTGGGGCTCGAGATGCTCGTCGCCCTGCTGACGATGGTTCCGGTCGCGAAAGCAGCCGAACGCGTCGGGCTCAAGCCGGTCGTCGCACTCGGGTTCGTGGTCTACGCGGTCTTCCCGATCCTGCTGATCAACGCGCCCCCGGACGCGGCCGTCCTCGCCGTTCTCTTCGCCTTCTCCGGGCTCAGATTCGCCGGGCTGCCGGCTCACAAGGCGCTGATCGTCGGCCCCGCCGAACGGGGTACCGGCGGCCGGGTTACGGGCGCGTACTACCTGCTTCGGAACCTGATCGTGATCCCCAGCGCCGCGCTGGGCGGTCTGCTCTGGGACGGCATTTCCAACCCCTTGACCGGTGTCGAACTGTTCCCCGGCGACCCGGTCGTCGCCTTCACCGTCGCGACCGCGATCGGAGTGGTCGGGGCGGGCTATTTCCTCCTGTTCGGCGAGGAATTCGAGGCCTATCGGTGA